CATTTTTCTGCCACTACAACCCCTTTTTCTATCCTCTCGACCGGATTGGAAACTGGAACCGGATGTATGGTTCAAGAGGTTTTTACCAGTACCAGTTTGTTGTGCCTGAAGCGAACGCAGAAGAGGCACTGAGAGACATTTTAGCGCATCTGACAGCTGCACGCTGCCCCGTCTATCTGGCCGTTCTCAAAAAATTTGGCAAGAAAAACCCTGGCTATCTTTCCTTCCCCATGGAAGGGTTTACCCTCGCCATGGACATACCGGGAAATCAGCCTGATCTGTTCCATTTACTCTGCCAGCTCGATCTCATCGTCATGAAAAACCACGGAAGAGTCTACCTGGCTAAAGATTTCCACGTCACTCCTGACGTTTTCCGCGCCATGTATCCCGATTACACGCGCTTTTTAGCCGTTAAAAGAAAAGTGGACCCGGCAAATCTGATTCAAACAGACCTCGCCAGACGTCTTAGGATCGGTGAGCAATGAGCCAAGGAACCGTCTTGATCTTGGGTGCCACTTCCGCGATAGCCAGAGGGGCTGCCGAAGAGTTCGCCAAAAGAAAACACCCCCTTGTTTTAGCGTCCAGGGACTTAAAAGAACTCTCCCGCATAGCCAGCGACCTGCAGATTCGCTACAACGTACCCGTGACAACACTCCCCTTCCAAGCGGAAAACACAAGCAGCCATCCCGCGTTTTTCGATTCCCTGTTTTTTAAAGAGAAGGCAATTCAAGGAGCGGTGATCGCCTTTGGAGATCTGGGAGGTAAGATCGATCTGATGAATTTCGCCGACCAGGAGAAGACCATCCGTATTAACTTCATCGGAGCCGCCTCCGCGCTATCGCTGATAGCTGCACGCCTCGCCCAAAAAAAGGAGGGGTTCCTCATCGGCATCACATCGGTTGCCGGCGACCGGGGAAGACAAAGCAATTTCATCTATGGATCTGCCAAGGGCGCCCTTTCCATCTATCTGGACGGGCTAAGAAATAAACTTTATCCTGAAGGCGTCCATGTCATGACTGTAAAGCCGGGTTTTGTCGACACTGCCATGACCTTCGGCCTGCCCGGTCTTTTTCTTGTCGCCAATCCAAAAGAAGTAGGCAAAAAAATTGTTCGTGCCTTGGATAAGAAAAAAAATGTGGTCTATATCCCCGGTTTCTGGAAAGCGATCATGGCAGTCATCAAAGCGGTACCGGAGCGTATATTCAAAAGGATGAGGCTCTAGAGAGGATGAAGAAAGAAACCATCGCCTGCTTTGATTTTGACGGCACGATCACCCGCTCCGACTCTCTTCTCCCTTTTCTCATTTTCTCCTCAGGGATCGCAAAAACAATCGGATACCTCCTACTCGAGCTTCCCGCTCTAATGGGGTACGCCTTTAAAATGTATGACAGGCAACAGGTCAAAGAAGCAGTGCTCAGACGCTTTTTCAGAGGCATACCTGAAGAGAAGATGCTCGGCATGTGCCGCGACTATGCTCACAATGAGCTTCCAAAGCAGGTCAAAAAAGAGGCGTTGGAGGCAATCAGCAAGCATAAAGCGCGAGGCGACCGGCTTATTTTAATTTCAGCGTCCATCGACGCCTATCTGAAGCCCTGGGCTGATGCTGCCGGATTCGATTGCCTGCTTTCATCAAGACTTGAATTCAAAGAAGGCGCTGTGACCGGCAATCTGGTCGGTAAAAATTGCCGGGCGGAGGAGAAAGTAGCGAGACTGAAGAATCTTTTGGGAGATTTAGAGCGCTTTGAGATCTATGCCTACGGCGACAGCCGGGGCGACAAGGAGCTTCTGGAATCTGCCGACCATCCCTACTACAGGACCTTTCAGTAAGATGCAAAAAAAAATTCATGCCCTAATCCGCCTCATCAGACCCAAGCAATGGGTGAAAAACATCTTTGTCTTCACCGGAGTGCTGTTTGGTGAAGTGCACCGGATGGAGGAGACTCTTCTTTTGGCATTGCTTGCCGCCCTCTCTTTTTGCCTCATATCAAGCGCTGTCTACACCTTCAACGACCTGATCGACAAAGAGCAAGATAAGCGCCACCCCAAAAAGAAATTGAGACCGCTAGCTAGCGGAGAGGTTACAAACAGCGAAGCCGCTCTCCTGATCGCGGCTCTGACCACTTTAAGCTTCACTATCGGGTCGATAGTCTCCTCTCTTACCTTAACTTTGCTAGTGTCCTATGCCTTCATCAACATCCTCTATACGCTCTACTTAAAAAACGTCGTCATCTTGGATGTGTTCTGCATTGCCTCCGGATTCATGCTACGCATCCTTGCCGGTACCGCCGGCATTGGCATTCCCCCTTCAAAATGGCTTCTGCTCTGCGGCATGATGATCACCCTCTTTCTCGGATTCACCAAAAGGAAAGCGGAAATCTTGCAGCTTAAAAGCGCCATGCGCGAGCACCGCAAGGTATTGATGTCTTACGACTCCATTTTCCTAGATG
This genomic interval from Estrella lausannensis contains the following:
- a CDS encoding SDR family oxidoreductase, with product MSQGTVLILGATSAIARGAAEEFAKRKHPLVLASRDLKELSRIASDLQIRYNVPVTTLPFQAENTSSHPAFFDSLFFKEKAIQGAVIAFGDLGGKIDLMNFADQEKTIRINFIGAASALSLIAARLAQKKEGFLIGITSVAGDRGRQSNFIYGSAKGALSIYLDGLRNKLYPEGVHVMTVKPGFVDTAMTFGLPGLFLVANPKEVGKKIVRALDKKKNVVYIPGFWKAIMAVIKAVPERIFKRMRL
- a CDS encoding HAD family hydrolase; amino-acid sequence: MKKETIACFDFDGTITRSDSLLPFLIFSSGIAKTIGYLLLELPALMGYAFKMYDRQQVKEAVLRRFFRGIPEEKMLGMCRDYAHNELPKQVKKEALEAISKHKARGDRLILISASIDAYLKPWADAAGFDCLLSSRLEFKEGAVTGNLVGKNCRAEEKVARLKNLLGDLERFEIYAYGDSRGDKELLESADHPYYRTFQ
- a CDS encoding decaprenyl-phosphate phosphoribosyltransferase yields the protein MQKKIHALIRLIRPKQWVKNIFVFTGVLFGEVHRMEETLLLALLAALSFCLISSAVYTFNDLIDKEQDKRHPKKKLRPLASGEVTNSEAALLIAALTTLSFTIGSIVSSLTLTLLVSYAFINILYTLYLKNVVILDVFCIASGFMLRILAGTAGIGIPPSKWLLLCGMMITLFLGFTKRKAEILQLKSAMREHRKVLMSYDSIFLDELIGITAASVIIAYSLYTMNDETIRIHHTENLIYTVPFVVFALFRYLYLINSKQSGGDPTNDLISDKQIMASVGLFTLLTFYLVH